The Clostridiales bacterium genome includes the window ACGGCTTCAAAAAGAAAAAGTCTTTTGTAACCAAAAGACAAAGAATAATAAACTTCAAGTCAGCGTCCAACCAGCAAAAAGTAGAGCTTATCAAAAAGGACAAAAGATATTCCAACGTAATATGCCGCTGCGAAGTCATAACGGAAGCCGAGATAGCCGAAGCGATAAGGCGGGGCGCTACGACGGTTGACGGCGTAAAAAGGCGCACAAGGGCGACCATGGGAAGATGCCAAGGGTCTTTTTGCATGCCTAAGATTTTAGAAATAATGTCAAAAGAGTTAAATATAAAAATGCAAGATATAACTAAATTTGGCGGCAATTCTTACATAATTTCTAGCGATATTCGGGGCGAAGGCTATGATAAGAAAAGCTGATGTTTGCGTAATCGGCGGAGGGCCGGCGGGCATTGAAGCCGCTAAAGAGGCAAGATGTTACGGCGCAAAAAAAGTTATTATACTAGAGAGGGAAAAAGAGCTAGGCGGGATATTAAACCAGTGTATTCATGTCGGTTTTGGTCAAAAATTATTTAAAGAAGAGCTTACCGGCCCGGAATACGCCCAAAAGATTGCGCAGGATTTGCATGGCGATATTGAAGTGTTTAACGACACTTATGTGTTAAGCGTAGATAGCAATCTTTTGGTTACCGCTATAAGCCAAAACTTAGGTCTTGTGGAAATTCAAGCCGGCGCCATTGTTTTGGCAATGGGATGCCGAGAAAAACCGCGAGGCGCCCTTGAAATAGGCGGCGCGCGCCCAAGCGGCATATTCACCGCAGGCACGGCGCAGCGGCTTTTAAAACTTTATGGAAAGCTTGTGGGCAAAAATATAGTCATAATGGGCACATATGACTTAGGGCTGATTATGGCAAGGCGGTTTACATACGAAGGCGCCAAAGTTATAATGGTAGTAGAGTCCAGGTCGTATTATATGGGGCTTTCGCGCAATGTTGCCGAATGCATCAATGACCTTAATATCCCCATGCTGCTTAATACCAAGGTAATTGAGGTTTTGGGCAAAGAAAGGTTGCAAGCCGTCAAAATCGCGCCCGTGGACCAATACGGCAATATTAACTATGAACAATCAAGAATAGTAGAGTGCGACACTTTGGTGCTGTCGGCGGGGCTTGTTCCCGAAAACGAACTAGCCCAAAACGCGGGCGTAGTAATAAATTTCGCGAGCGGCGGGGCCGTAACTGACCAATATTGCCAAACATCCGTTAAGGGCATCTACGCGTGCGGCAATGTTTTGTATGTTCATGACTTGGCGGACCAAGTTACCGACGAGGCAAAAATAGCAGGATTGGGCGCGGCGCGATATGCCATGGACGGCTTTTATCATAATAAGCCCAAATTTTTGGTCAAAAGCGCGGGTTATACCAAATACACTATGCCTTGCGTCATCCAAAAGACAAAAGACCCGATTAAACTTTATGTCCGAGTAAAACAAGCCCTAAAACCCGCGTTTATAAGCGTAAAATGCGGCGGCAGGGAAATCTATCATAAAAATTATGGTATTTTGATACATGGCGAGATGCAGCCCATAATTCTAAACGGCAAGGATATAGACGGGGACATAGAAGTATTATCAGGAGAAAGAACATGACCCAATATGTTTGTATAAAATGTCCGTTAAGTTGCAAGCTCAAGATAAAGAAGCAAAAAGACGAGATAATGGTTTGGGGCAATAATTGCGCTAAGGGCGAGCTTTTTGCTAAGCAAGAGTTTTTGGCGCCCAAAAGAACTGTAACATCCCTTATAAAAATTATTAACGGGGATAAACCCGTGTTGCCCGTCAAGACCAGCGCGCCCGTGCCTAAAGAAAAAGTTGATAAAGTGCTTAAAATAATCTCGCAAATAACAATACAAGCGCCCGTAAAAATAGGCGATATTGTTTATAAAAATATATACGAAGAAGTTGATTTGGTCGCGACCGCCAATGTTCAAAATATTAAAATAGCTAGAGATTGATTACATAATTTTATTAAGGAGATTTTAAAAATGCAAGACCAAATCAAAACTTCCAAAATTACTTTGCCCAAATATACCAAAGGCGAAGAGATTTTCAATTGGATAGGGCATTGCGTGGGCGCCGCGCTGTCAATCGCCGCTTTGGTTATATGCGTGGTATTTGCCGCTTTATCTAACGAGTTAAGGGCTTGGAAAGTGGTAAGCTGCGCTGTTTACGGCGCGACATTGATAATTTTATACACTATGTCAACGCTATATCACGCGTTGCCCCCGGGGCGAGCCAAAAAAGCGTTAAGAATAATAGACCATTGCTCAGTCAGCCTGTTGATAGCGGGAACTTATACGCCATATACTTTGGTGACATTAAGGGATTACAGCAACGGCTGGGGCTGGACGATTTTTGGGATTGTATGGGGCGCAGCCATTCTGTCTATGGTATTGACTTCTATCAACCTAAAAAAATACGAAAAGATTAATTTAATTTGCTATTTGATTATGGGTTGGTGCATAGTCATCGCTATTGTGCCTTTGTTTAAGAGCAATCTTCAATCAGGCGGATTTTTGCTGTTGCTATTAGGCGGAGTGTTATATACTTTGGGCGCGGTGATTTACATTTTGGGCAAAAAATTAAAACTAAAATATATGCACGCCATATGGCATCTTTTTGTACTTGGCGGCAGTATTTTGCAGTTTTTTTCAATATTATTTTATGTTATTTAAAAAATGAATCTTATTGATATAAAAGGGTTGGGCGAAAAAAGGCTCAAGATTTTAAACGACGCGGGCATATATGACATAAAAGATCTTTGCGCCTTTTTTCCCAAAAAATATTTTGATACGACGCTTATAAGCGCCGATTTATGCGAAAACGGCGAACACGCGTTGCTTAAAGCCAAAGTATGCGACAAGCCCGTAACCAAATACGCGCGAAAAGGCTTTAATTACACAATAATACCGTGCAAATGCGCATTGTCGGGCGTTAATTTTAAGGTTATTTTTTATAACCGCCCTTATTTATCCAAAACAATAAAACAAGATGAATATCTAATTTTGGGTCAAATATCTATCAGCAATACGCTTACAATCCTTAATCCCGTTATGGAACTTGCCCATGCGCCCAAACAACTAAAAGGTATTATTACAATATACAATTCAATAAAAGGCATCCCAAATAATATTTTAAGACAAGCGATATCTTTGGCGTTGAAAAAGTTAGAAATTAAATCAATCTTGCCCATTCAAGACCGTCAAGCGTTGGGACTGATTGACTTAAAACAAGCGTATCAAATATTGCATTTTCCCAAGGATTTGGCGCAAAAAGACATCGCCGCCAAAACCGTGGCGATAGAGGAATTGACCAAAGCTTTATCTGTTTTTTGGATGAAAAAAAATTACGGCCAAAGAATTAGGCCGTTTGAATATCAAGATGTTCGGGATAAGATTAATCAAAAAATTAAACAATTGCCATTTGAATTAACCCAAGACCAAAATACGGCTTTGCGGGAAATTCTTGGGGATTTATTGCGTCCTCAGGCAATGAACAGATTGCTTCAAGGCGATGTAGGCTCAGGCAAAAGCATAGTCGCGTTTTTGGCGTTGTATTTTGCGGTTCTAAACGGCTATCAAGGCATTATGATGGCCCCAACCGAGATTTTGGCGCGCCAGCATTATATCAATCTAAAAGATTTGTTTCCTGAAATTAATATTGTTTTTTTATCCTCAGGCTTAAGCGTAAGAGAAAAAGAACAAGCGCTTGAAGAAATTAAAACAAACGCCCAGATAATTGTCGGCACTCATAGCCTTTTTCAAGAAAGCGTGGCTTTTAAAAATCCAGCCCTGGAGGTCATTGACGAGCAACAAAGGTTTGGCGTATCCCAAAGAAAAGCCTTGGAAGATAAGGGCGGCGTTATAGATATTTTGCTTTTGTCCGCGACGCCTATTCCTAGGACATTATCTTTGGTTTTATACGGCGATTTGGACATAAGTCAAATCAAGACCAATCCAAAACAAAGAGCGGGCGTAATTACCAATTTTGTTCCCGAGAAAAAGCTTAGGGATATGTATCAATACATAATAAAAAAAGCCAAAGAAGGCGTTCAAACATACATCGTTGCGCCCAAAATAGAAAATACGGAAATAGACGATCTGTCTGTTGAGTCTTTATACGGTATCCTAAAAAGAAAACTCAATGGGCTTAAGGTCGGGTTTATACACGGGAAGCTAAAAGAACGCCAAAAAGACGAAATAATGCAAGCCTTCAAAGACCAAAAGATTGATATTTTGGTATCCACAACTGTTATTGAAGTCGGCATAGATGTGCCCGCCGCCGCGATAATGGTCATTTTTGACGCGCATAGATTTGGCCTTTCCCAATTGCATCAATTAAGGGGAAGAGTAGGGCGCGGTAAAACCAAAGGCTATTGCTTTTTGGTTGCCAATACCAAAAACCCCGAATCCTTAGAAAGACTTACGGTTTTTAAAAATAACGATGACGGTTTTTATCTGGCCGAATATGATATGAATATAAGAGGCGTGGGGGATTTTTTGGGCGTAAGACAACACGGCCTTGGAGGCGTGTTTAATAATTTGACCATAAAGCCCGAATGGATAAACTCAGCTAAACAATTATCGGCCAAAATCTTGGAGCAAGGCAATAAGGATAGTATCCTAGAATATATAGACTCATTAGGCTATCATTATAAACAAATATTAAAAAATGTGACCCTAAATTAAAAATATATATAAATTTTTCATATAAATTATTTGACTAAATCTAAAATATTATATATAATTACGCTAATGCATTAATGCGTTAAAGCATTAAAGCGAAATATTTTTTTAAGGAAATACGATGTAATGTCATATAAAAAAAGTTTATTGCCAATAGGCGTTTGGGATTATTTGCCTGACGAGTGTTATATAAAAAGCAAAATAGAGCAAAAAATAGCCAAAACGCTCCAATCAAGCGGATATCAAAAAATTGAGCCGCCTACTTTTGAATACATTGATACATTCAACTATAATAATAATTCCTCGCACCTTGAAAAAGTATTCAAGCTTATGGACTTTGACGGGCGCGTGCTCGCGCTAAGAGCCGACCCCACCTTGCAGATAACAAGAATAGCGGCGACCAAACTATCCCCAGGCGTCAATAGATTGTTTTATATTCTTAATTCTTATGAATACTCCAATGTCCAGACCCAGACCTCTCGGACCAGGGAATTTGCCCAAGCCGGCGTGGAGCTTATCGGCGTTAAGGGCAGTTTGGCGGATT containing:
- a CDS encoding hemolysin III family protein codes for the protein MQDQIKTSKITLPKYTKGEEIFNWIGHCVGAALSIAALVICVVFAALSNELRAWKVVSCAVYGATLIILYTMSTLYHALPPGRAKKALRIIDHCSVSLLIAGTYTPYTLVTLRDYSNGWGWTIFGIVWGAAILSMVLTSINLKKYEKINLICYLIMGWCIVIAIVPLFKSNLQSGGFLLLLLGGVLYTLGAVIYILGKKLKLKYMHAIWHLFVLGGSILQFFSILFYVI
- a CDS encoding ATP-dependent DNA helicase RecG, with protein sequence MNLIDIKGLGEKRLKILNDAGIYDIKDLCAFFPKKYFDTTLISADLCENGEHALLKAKVCDKPVTKYARKGFNYTIIPCKCALSGVNFKVIFYNRPYLSKTIKQDEYLILGQISISNTLTILNPVMELAHAPKQLKGIITIYNSIKGIPNNILRQAISLALKKLEIKSILPIQDRQALGLIDLKQAYQILHFPKDLAQKDIAAKTVAIEELTKALSVFWMKKNYGQRIRPFEYQDVRDKINQKIKQLPFELTQDQNTALREILGDLLRPQAMNRLLQGDVGSGKSIVAFLALYFAVLNGYQGIMMAPTEILARQHYINLKDLFPEINIVFLSSGLSVREKEQALEEIKTNAQIIVGTHSLFQESVAFKNPALEVIDEQQRFGVSQRKALEDKGGVIDILLLSATPIPRTLSLVLYGDLDISQIKTNPKQRAGVITNFVPEKKLRDMYQYIIKKAKEGVQTYIVAPKIENTEIDDLSVESLYGILKRKLNGLKVGFIHGKLKERQKDEIMQAFKDQKIDILVSTTVIEVGIDVPAAAIMVIFDAHRFGLSQLHQLRGRVGRGKTKGYCFLVANTKNPESLERLTVFKNNDDGFYLAEYDMNIRGVGDFLGVRQHGLGGVFNNLTIKPEWINSAKQLSAKILEQGNKDSILEYIDSLGYHYKQILKNVTLN
- a CDS encoding DUF1667 domain-containing protein, whose product is MTQYVCIKCPLSCKLKIKKQKDEIMVWGNNCAKGELFAKQEFLAPKRTVTSLIKIINGDKPVLPVKTSAPVPKEKVDKVLKIISQITIQAPVKIGDIVYKNIYEEVDLVATANVQNIKIARD
- a CDS encoding FAD-dependent oxidoreductase, yielding MIRKADVCVIGGGPAGIEAAKEARCYGAKKVIILEREKELGGILNQCIHVGFGQKLFKEELTGPEYAQKIAQDLHGDIEVFNDTYVLSVDSNLLVTAISQNLGLVEIQAGAIVLAMGCREKPRGALEIGGARPSGIFTAGTAQRLLKLYGKLVGKNIVIMGTYDLGLIMARRFTYEGAKVIMVVESRSYYMGLSRNVAECINDLNIPMLLNTKVIEVLGKERLQAVKIAPVDQYGNINYEQSRIVECDTLVLSAGLVPENELAQNAGVVINFASGGAVTDQYCQTSVKGIYACGNVLYVHDLADQVTDEAKIAGLGAARYAMDGFYHNKPKFLVKSAGYTKYTMPCVIQKTKDPIKLYVRVKQALKPAFISVKCGGREIYHKNYGILIHGEMQPIILNGKDIDGDIEVLSGERT